The Nomia melanderi isolate GNS246 chromosome 7, iyNomMela1, whole genome shotgun sequence genome includes a window with the following:
- the LOC116425014 gene encoding ribosomal protein S6 kinase beta-1 isoform X1, producing MAGVFDIELHEGDSVNQDDSDDDVLENREDDYNHATNVNTILDSDNLERVQLSGDNVNPDQEKTGPQDFELCKILGEGGYGKVFQVKKVTGKDKGSIFAMKVLRKASIIRNQKDTAHTKAERNILEAVKHPFIVNLMYAFQTGGKLYLILEYLCGGELFTYLDREGIFLEDTACFYLSEIILALQHLHNQGIIYRDLKPENILLDGEGHVKLTDFGLCKEHIQDGTVTHTFCGTIEYMAPEILTRSGHGKAVDWWSLGALMFDMLTGMPPFTGDDRRKTIEKILKGKLALPKYLTPDARDLIRKLLKRQVSQRLGSGSEDAEQIINHNFFKHINWHDVISRKLEPPFKPSLKSADDTSQFDEQFTATIPVDSPVESTLSESANMIFQGFTYVAPSVLEEMYAQPRVVNAKSPRKGLLGTGFSGSLHSLSPRSPDTHLRTPSHYHPHRNHMVGLNSLEDTEMTDIGQLSNRL from the exons ATGGCAGGAGTATTTGATATAGAATTGCATGAAGGAGATTCTGTAAATCAAGATGATTCAGACGACGATGTTCTTGAAAACAGAGAA GATGATTATAATCATGCTACAAATGTCAATACTATTTTAGA CTCTGATAATTTAGAAAGAGTTCAGTTGTCTGGAGATAATGTTAACCCTGACCAAGAAAAAACTGGACCCCAAGATTTTGAATTGTGTAAAATTCTTGGAGAAGGTGGATATGGAAAAGTTTTTCAAGTGAAGAAAGTTACTGGAAAAGATAAAGGCAGTATTTTTGCGATGaag GTATTACGTAAAGCTTCTATTATAAGAAATCAGAAGGACACAGCACATACAAAAGCAGAAAGGAATATTTTAGAAGCTGTTAAG CACCCATTCATTGTTAACTTAATGTATGCTTTCCAAACCGgtggtaaattatatttaattttggagTATCTTTGTGGCGGAGAACTTTTTACTTACCTGGACAGAGAGGGCATTTTCTTGGAAGACACAGCTTG TTTTTATTTATCCGAAATCATACTGGCACTTCAACATTTGCATAATCAGGGTATTATATACAG AGATTTGAAGCCAGAAAATATACTGTTAGATGGTGAAGGTCATGTCAAATTAACTGATTTTGGCTTGTGTAAAGAACATATACAAGATGGTACAGTGACACACACGTTTTGTGGAACTATAGAATACAT GGCACCAGAAATTTTAACAAGAAGTGGACACGGGAAGGCCGTTGACTGGTGGAGTTTAGGTGCATTAATGTTTGATATGCTTACTGGAATG CCACCGTTTACAGGAGATGATAGAAggaaaacaattgaaaagatTTTAAAAGGAAAACTAGCTCTTCCTAAATACTTAACACCAGACGCAAGGGATTTAATACGGAAATTATTAAAG AGACAAGTATCTCAAAGATTGGGATCTGGTTCTGAAGACGCGGAACAAATTATAAATCACAACTTTTTTAAGCATATTAATTGGCACGATGTGATATCGCGAAAATTGGAACCTCCATTTAAGCCTTCCTTA AAAAGTGCCGACGACACATCGCAATTCGATGAACAGTTTACGGCGACTATACCTGTAGATTCTCCGGTTGAAAGTACTCTAAGCGAATCTGCGAATATGATTTTTCAA GGGTTCACGTACGTTGCACCTAGCGTTCTTGAAGAAATGTATGCACAACCGAGAGTCGTAAATGCTAAAAGCCCTCGTAAAGGTCTGTTGGGTACAGGTTTCAGTGGAAGTCTTCACAGTTTATCGCCAAGGTCGCCGGATACACATCTTCGAACACCCTCTCATTACCATCCACACAG GAATCACATGGTAGGCTTGAACAGTCTCGAAGATACGGAAATGACAGACATAGGTCAACTGTCAAATCGTTTATAG
- the LOC116425014 gene encoding ribosomal protein S6 kinase beta-1 isoform X2, which translates to MAGVFDIELHEGDSVNQDDSDDDVLENREDDYNHATNVNTILDSDNLERVQLSGDNVNPDQEKTGPQDFELCKILGEGGYGKVFQVKKVTGKDKGSIFAMKVLRKASIIRNQKDTAHTKAERNILEAVKHPFIVNLMYAFQTGGKLYLILEYLCGGELFTYLDREGIFLEDTACFYLSEIILALQHLHNQGIIYRDLKPENILLDGEGHVKLTDFGLCKEHIQDGTVTHTFCGTIEYMAPEILTRSGHGKAVDWWSLGALMFDMLTGMPPFTGDDRRKTIEKILKGKLALPKYLTPDARDLIRKLLKRQVSQRLGSGSEDAEQIINHNFFKHINWHDVISRKLEPPFKPSLIRNTSRKVPTTHRNSMNSLRRLYL; encoded by the exons ATGGCAGGAGTATTTGATATAGAATTGCATGAAGGAGATTCTGTAAATCAAGATGATTCAGACGACGATGTTCTTGAAAACAGAGAA GATGATTATAATCATGCTACAAATGTCAATACTATTTTAGA CTCTGATAATTTAGAAAGAGTTCAGTTGTCTGGAGATAATGTTAACCCTGACCAAGAAAAAACTGGACCCCAAGATTTTGAATTGTGTAAAATTCTTGGAGAAGGTGGATATGGAAAAGTTTTTCAAGTGAAGAAAGTTACTGGAAAAGATAAAGGCAGTATTTTTGCGATGaag GTATTACGTAAAGCTTCTATTATAAGAAATCAGAAGGACACAGCACATACAAAAGCAGAAAGGAATATTTTAGAAGCTGTTAAG CACCCATTCATTGTTAACTTAATGTATGCTTTCCAAACCGgtggtaaattatatttaattttggagTATCTTTGTGGCGGAGAACTTTTTACTTACCTGGACAGAGAGGGCATTTTCTTGGAAGACACAGCTTG TTTTTATTTATCCGAAATCATACTGGCACTTCAACATTTGCATAATCAGGGTATTATATACAG AGATTTGAAGCCAGAAAATATACTGTTAGATGGTGAAGGTCATGTCAAATTAACTGATTTTGGCTTGTGTAAAGAACATATACAAGATGGTACAGTGACACACACGTTTTGTGGAACTATAGAATACAT GGCACCAGAAATTTTAACAAGAAGTGGACACGGGAAGGCCGTTGACTGGTGGAGTTTAGGTGCATTAATGTTTGATATGCTTACTGGAATG CCACCGTTTACAGGAGATGATAGAAggaaaacaattgaaaagatTTTAAAAGGAAAACTAGCTCTTCCTAAATACTTAACACCAGACGCAAGGGATTTAATACGGAAATTATTAAAG AGACAAGTATCTCAAAGATTGGGATCTGGTTCTGAAGACGCGGAACAAATTATAAATCACAACTTTTTTAAGCATATTAATTGGCACGATGTGATATCGCGAAAATTGGAACCTCCATTTAAGCCTTCCTTA ATTCGAAATACTTCTAGAAAAGTGCCGACGACACATCGCAATTCGATGAACAGTTTACGGCGACTATACCTGTAG
- the Prp8 gene encoding pre-mRNA processing factor 8 gives MSIPPYLLGPNPWATMMAQQQAHAQLAAAQAHAQAAAHAQAAHHAHMQAITGPPLPQMPKQPEVLSEDKLQEKAQKWQQLQSKRFAEKRKFGFVDAQKEDMPPEHIRKIIRDHGDMSSRKYRHDKRVYLGALKYMPHAVMKLLENMPMPWEQIRDVKVLYHITGAITFVNEIPWVIEPVYIAQWGTMWIMMRREKRDRRHFKRMRFPPFDDEEPPLDYADNVLDVEPLEAIQIELDSEEDESVASWFYEHKPLVGTKHVNGSTYRRWNLTLPQMATLYRLANQLLTDLVDQNFFYLFDPKSFFTAKALNMAIPGGPKFEPLVKDSNAADEDWNEFNDINKIIIRQPIRTEYRIAFPYLYNNMPHFVHLSWYHAPNVVYIKTEDPDLPAFYFDPLINPISHRNSLKTVEPQIEDDEDFVLPEEVQPFLQETPLYTDNTANGIALLWAPRPFNTRSGRTRRAIDIPLVKSWYREHCPPGQPVKVRVSYQKLLKYFVLNALKHRPPKPQKKRYLFRSFKSTKFFQTTTIDWVEAGLQVCRQGYNMLNLLIHRKNLNYLHLDYNFNLKPVKTLTTKERKKSRFGNAFHLCREILRLTKLIIDSHVQYRLNNVDAFQLADGLQYIFAHVGQLTGMYRYKYKLMRQIRMCKDLKHLIYYRFNTGPVGKGPGCGFWAPGWRVWLFFMRGITPLLERWLGNLLSRQFEGRHSKGVAKTVTKQRVESHFDLELRASVMHDIVDMMPEGIKQNKARTILQHLSEAWRCWKANIPWKVPGLPIPIENMILRYVKMKADWWTNTAHYNRERIRRGATVDKTVCKKNLGRLTRLYLKAEQERQHNYLKDGPYISPEEAVAIYTTTVHWLESRRFAPIPFPPLSYKHDTKLLILALERLKEAYSVKSRLNQSQREELGLIEQAYDNPHEALSRIKRHLLTQRAFKEVGIEFMDLYSHLIPVYDVEPLEKITDAYLDQYLWYEADKRRLFPPWVKPSDTEPPPLLVYKWCQGINNLQDVWDVSEGECNVLLESKFEKLYEKIDLTLLNRLLRLIVDHNIADYMTAKNNVVINYKDMNHTNSYGIIRGLQFASFIAQYYGLVLDLLVLGLQRASEMAGPPQMPNDFLTFQDVASETAHPIRLYCRYVDRIHLFLRFSADEARDLIQRYLTEHPDPNNENIVGYNNKKCWPRDARMRLMKHDVNLGRAVFWDIKNRLPRSTTTIQWENSFVSVYSKDNPNLLFNMSGFECRILPKCRTTHEEFTHRDGVWNLQNEITKERTAQCFLRVDDESLQRFHNRVRQILMASGSTTFTKIVNKWNTALIGLMTYFREAVVNTQELLDLLVKCENKIQTRIKIGLNSKMPSRFPPVVFYTPKELGGLGMLSMGHVLIPQSDLRWSKQTDVGITHFRSGMSHDEDQLIPNLYRYIQPWESEFIDSQRVWAEYALKRQEANAQNRRLTLEDLEDSWDRGIPRINTLFQKDRHTLAYDKGWRIRTEFKQYQVLKQNPFWWTHQRHDGKLWNLNNYRTDMIQALGGVEGILEHTLFKGTYFPTWEGLFWEKASGFEESMKYKKLTNAQRSGLNQIPNRRFTLWWSPTINRANVYVGFQVQLDLTGIFMHGKIPTLKISLIQIFRAHLWQKVHESIVMDLCQVFDQELDALEIETVQKETIHPRKSYKMNSSCADILLFSAYKWNVSRPSLLADSKDLMDNTTTQKYWIDVQLRWGDYDSHDIERYARAKFLDYTTDNMSIYPSPTGLLIAIDLAYNLHSAYGNWFPGCKPLIQQAMAKIMKANPALYVLRERIRKALQLYSSEPTEPYLSSQNYGELFSNQIIWFVDDTNVYRVTIHKTFEGNLTTKPINGAIFIFNPRTGQLFLKIIHTSVWAGQKRLGQLAKWKTAEEVAALIRSLPVEEQPKQIIVTRKGMLDPLEVHLLDFPNIVIKGSELQLPFQACLKVEKFGDLILKATEPQMVLFNLYDDWLKTISSYTAFSRLILILRALHVNTERTKVVLKPDKTTITEPHHIWPSLTDDEWIKVEVQLKDLILADYGKKNNVNVASLTQSEIRDIILGMEISAPSAQRQQIAEIEKQTKEQSQLTATTTRTVNKHGDEIITATTSNYETQTFSSKTEWRVRAISATNLHLRTNHIYVSSDDIKETGYTYILPKNVLKKFVTISDLRAQIAGYLYGISPPDNPQVKEIRCIVMAPQWGTHQTVHLPNTLPNHQYLKEMEPLGWIHTQPNELPQLSPQDISTHARIMAENPIWDGEKTIVITCSFTPGSCSLTAYKLTPSGFEWGKQNTDKGNNPKGYLPSHYEKVQMLLSDRFLGFFMVPSQGSWNYNFMGVRHDPNMKYELQLANPKEFYHEIHRPAHFLNFSSLEDGEGVGADREDVFA, from the exons atgtctATTCCACCATATTTGTTGGGCCCAAATCCATGGGCAACCATGATGGCCCAACAACAGGCTCATGCCCAATTAGCAGCTGCTCAAGCGCATGCTCAAGCAGCGGCTCATGCACAAGCTGCTCATCATGCTCATATGCAAGCAATCACGGGACCTCCGTTGCCACAGATGCCCAAGCAACCTGAAGTTTTATCAGAAGATAAACTTCAAGAGAAAG CTCAAAAATGGCAACAGCTTCAGTCGAAGAGATTTGCAGAGAAGAGAAAATTTGGTTTTGTAGATGCTCAGAAAGAAGATATGCCTCCAGAACacataagaaaaattattagagACCATGGTGACATGAGTAGTCGTAAATATAGACATGATAAACGTGTTTATTTAGG GGCATTGAAGTACATGCCTCATGCAGTCATGAAACTTTTAGAAAATATGCCAATGCCTTGGGAACAAATTCGAGATGTGAAAGTGTTGTATCACATAACGGGTGCAATTacatttgtaaatgaaattccaTGGGTTATAGAACCTGTATACATTGCTCAATGGGG aacaatgtgGATTATGATGAGGAGAGAAAAGAGGGACCGTAGACATTTTAAAAGAATGAGATTTCCGCCTTTCGATGACGAGGAACCTCCACTAGATTATGCGGACAACGTTCTAGATGTAGAACCTTTGGAAGCTATTCAGATTGAACTTGATTCAGAGGAAGATGAATCTGTAGCATCTTGGTTCTATGAACATAAACCATTAGTTGGTACAAA ACACGTGAATGGATCCACTTATAGAAGATGGAATTTGACGTTACCTCAGATGGCGACATTATACCGCTTGGCTAATCAGTTGTTGACAGACTTGGTGGatcaaaattttttttatctttttgatCCAAAATCATTTTTCACCGCGAAAGCATTAAATATGGCCAtacctggcggtccgaagttCGAACCACTGGTAAAGGATTCAAATGCAGCTGATGAAGACTGGAACGAGTTTaacgatataaataaaattataattaggcAACCTATCAGAACGGAGTATCGGATCGCATTTCCTTATTTGTACAATAATATGCCACACTTTGTACACTTGTCCTG GTATCATGCACCAAACGTGGTATACATAAAAACTGAAGATCCTGATTTACCTGCATTTTATTTTGATCCATTGATCAATCCTATTTCGCATAGAAACTCGTTAAAG ACTGTGGAACCTCAAATCGAAGATGACGAGGATTTTGTACTTCCTGAAGAGGTGCAGCCATTCCTACAAGAAACACCTTTGTATACTGATAACACGGCAAATGGAATAGCTTTACTATGGGCTCCAAGACCATTTAATACACGCTCTGGTAGAACGAGAAGAGCTATTGACATCCCCTTGGTAAAATCTTGGTACAGAGAACATTGTCCTCCCGGACAACCTGTCAAAGTTCGGGTCAGCTATCAGAAATTGCTAAAATATTTCGTTCTGAATGCTTTGAAACACAGACCTCCGAAACCACAGAAGAAACGTTACTTGTTCCGATCGTTTAAGTCGACGAAGTTCTTCCAAACCACCACAATAGATTGGGTCGAAGCTGGTTTACAAGTGTGCAGACAGGGAtacaatatgttaaatttattaattcatagaAAGAATTTGAATTATCTTCATTtagattataatttcaatttgaaacctGTGAAAACGTTAACCACTAAAGAGAGGAAGAAATCCAGATTCGGGAATG CTTTCCACTTGTGTCGTGAGATTCTCCGTCTAACGAAATTGATCATTGATTCCCACGTGCAGTATCGTTTGAACAATGTTGACGCGTTTCAACTTGCGGACGGGCTGCAATACATCTTCGCGCATGTAGGTCAATTGACCGGAATGTACAGATATAAGTACAAATTGATGAGGCAGATTAGAATGTGCAAAGATCTGAAACATTTGATCTACTATCGTTTCAATACG GGTCCTGTTGGAAAAGGTCCTGGTTGTGGATTTTGGGCACCTGGATGGAGGGTATGGCTCTTTTTTATGAGGGGGATAACTCCGCTGTTGGAAAGGTGGTTAGGAAATTTGTTGTCCAGACAATTCGAGGGACGACACTCGAAGGGTGTCGCGAAAACAGTTACGAAGCAGCGAGTGGAGTCACATTTCGATCTTGAATTAAGAGCGTCGGTTATGCATGATATCGTAGATATGATGCCGGAGGGAATCAAACAAAATAAAGCCCGAACGATACTGCAGCATCTTAGTGAAGCCTGGAGATGCTGGAAAGCTAATATCCCTTGGAAG GTTCCTGGATTGCCAATTCCCATTGAAAATATGATTCTCCGTTACGTGAAGATGAAGGCTGACTGGTGGACCAATACAGCACATTACAACCGAGAACGTATTAGACGCGGAGCGACTGTAGATAAGACTGTTTGTAAAAAGAATCTTGGACGGCTGACTCGTTTGTATTTGAAGGCGGAACAGGAACGCCAGCACAATTACTTAAAG GACGGTCCATACATTTCTCCGGAAGAAGCAGTAGCTATATACACGACCACTGTGCACTGGTTGGAATCCAGAAGATTTGCACCTATACCATTCCCACCATTATCTTATAAACACGACACGAAGTTGTTGATATTAGCTTTGGAACGTCTCAAGGAAGCATACAGTGTGAAATCGAGATTGAATCAAAGCCAACGCGAGGAACTTGGCTTGATCGAGCAAGCTTATGATAATCCGCACGAAGCGTTGTCTAGAATCAAGCGTCACCTTTTAACGCAAAGAGCGTTCAAAGAGGTGGGGATCGAATTCATGGATCTTTACAGCCATCTAATTCCTGTTTATGACGTTGAACCGCTTGAGAAAATTACGGATGCCTACTTGGATCAGTATCTGTGGTACGAAGCGGACAAACGAAGACTGTTCCCGCCATGGGTAAAACCTTCGGATACGGAACCACCGCCGTTATTAGTATACAAATGGTGTCAAGGCATCAATAATCTGCAAGACGTTTGGGACGTCAGCGAAGGAGAATGCAATGTCTTATTGGaatcgaaatttgaaaaactgTACGAGAAAATTGACCTTACCCTATTAAATAGACTGCTTAGATTGATTGTTGATCACAATATAGCCGATTATATGACTGCAAAGAATAACGTCGTTATTAATTACAAG GATATGAATCACACAAACAGTTACGGAATAATCAGAGGATTGCAGTTTGCTTCGTTTATAGCCCAATATTACGGTCTTGTCTTGGACTTGCTTGTCCTTGGATTACAAAGAGCCAGCGAAATGGCTGGACCTCCGCAAATGCCAAACGACTTTTTAACTTTCCAAGACGTTGCTTCTGAAACTGCGCATCCTATCAGGTTGTACTGCAGATACGTGGATAGAATACATTTGTTTTTGAG ATTCTCCGCAGACGAGGCAAGAGATTTAATTCAAAGATATTTGACGGAGCATCCAGACCCCAATAACGAGAATATCGTtggttacaataataaaaaatgttggcCACGAGACGCCCGGATGAGGCTTATGAAGCATGACGTTAATCT GGGCCGTGCTGTTTTCTGGGACATCAAAAATCGTTTACCCCGTTCCACTACCACGATCCAATGGgaaaatagtttcgttagtgTATACAGTAAAGACAATcctaatttgctgtttaatatgaGCGGTTTCGAATGTCGAATACTGCCCAAATGCAGAACCACGCATGAAGAGTTCACCCATCGAGATGGCGTGTGGAATTTGCAGAATGAGATCACAAAGGAAAGAACGGCTCAGTGTTTCCTACGAGTGGACGATGAAAGTTTGCAACGATTCCATAACAGAGTCCGACAAATCCTCATGGCGTCCGGTTCCACGACGTTCACGAAAATCGTGAATAAATGGAACACTGCTTTGATCGGATTAATGACCTACTTCCGTGAAGCGGTGGTGAACACGCAGGAACTGTTAGATCTATTGGTCAAATgtgagaataaaattcaaaccCGTATTAAGATTGGACTTAACTCGAAAATGCCTTCCCGATTTCCACCGGTGGTGTTTTACACGCCAAAAGAACTTGGCGGATTAGGAATGCTTTCAATGGGACACGTGCTTATACCGCAg TCTGACTTAAGATGGTCGAAACAAACCGACGTCGGTATTACACACTTCCGTTCTGGTATGAGCCACGACGAGGATCAACTGATCCCAAATTTGTATCGGTACATTCAACCCTGGGAATCAGAATTTATCGATTCGCAACGAGTATGGGCGGAATACGCGTTGAAACGGCAAGAGGCGAACGCGCAAAATCGAAGACTCACTTTGGAAGATCTCGAGGACAGTTGGGATCGCGGAATTCCCCGTATAAACACACTGTTTCAGAAAGATCGACATACTCTTGCTTATGACAAAGGCTGGAGAATACGAACCGAATTTAAGCAATACCAG GTCTTGAAACAAAATCCGTTCTGGTGGACTCATCAACGTCATGATGGTAAACTGTGGAATTTGAACAATTACAGGACAGATATGATCCAGGCTCTTGGTGGTGTAGAGGGTATCTTGGAGCATACGCTTTTCAAAGGGACATATTTCCCAACATGGGAAGGTCTTTTCTG GGAGAAGGCATCCGGCTTCGAAGAATCTAtgaagtataaaaaattaaccaACGCGCAGAGATCAGGTTTGAATCAGATTCCCAATCGGCGATTCACGTTATGGTGGTCCCCGACCATCAACAGGGCAAATGTATACGTCGGTTTCCag GTGCAACTGGACTTGACAGGAATATTTATGCATGGTAAAATTCCAAccttaaaaatatcattgatccAAATCTTCCGTGCTCACTTGTGGCAAAAGGTACACGAGTCCATTGTTATGGACCTCTGCCAAGTTTTCGATCAAGAATTAGACGCGCTGGAAATCGAAACTGTTCAAAAAGAAACGATACATCCCAGAAAGTCGTACAAAATGAATTCTTCGTGTGCCGATATCTTGCTGTTCTCCGCGTACAAGTGGAACGTATCGAGGCCATCTTTGCTCGCCGATTCAAA AGATCTCATGGATAACACTACAACGCAAAAATACTGGATAGACGTGCAACTTCGATGGGGAGATTACGATTCACATGACATTGAAAGATACGCCAGGGCAAAGTTTTTGGATTACACAACGGACAACATGTCCATTTATCCGTCGCCTACAGGATTATTGATCGCCATCGATTTGGCGTACAATTTGCATAG TGCGTATGGAAACTGGTTCCCGGGTTGTAAGCCTCTTATACAGCAAGCGATGGCGAAGATCATGAAAGCGAACCCAGCTTTGTACGTGTTACGAGAACGTATCAGAAAAGCGTTGCAACTGTACTCCTCAGAACCTACAGAACCGTACTTATCCTCGCAGAACTACGGAGAACTCTTCTCGAATCAAATTATTTG GTTCGTCGACGATACCAACGTTTATCGTGTTACCATCCATAAAACATTCGAGGGCAATTTAACCACGAAACCGATAAACGGagctattttcatttttaatcctCGAACTGGCCAACTgttcttaaaaattattcatacgTCCGTTTGGGCTGGTCAGAAGCGTTTGGGTCAG TTGGCCAAATGGAAAACCGCTGAAGAAGTGGCCGCGCTTATTCGATCCTTGCCAGTGGAAGAACAACCGAAACAGATCATTGTAACCAGAAAGGGAATGTTGGATCCTCTGGAGGTGCACTTGCTCGACTTTCCCAACATTGTTATCAAAGGGTCGGAACTTCAGTTGCCGTTCCAAGCTTGCTTGAAAGTTGAAAAATTCGGCGACCTGATTTTGAAAGCAACGGAACCGCAAATGGTGTTGTTCAATTTGTACGACGACTGGTTAAAAACCATTTCCTCGTATACG GCATTCTCCCGGTTGATTCTCATTCTTCGTGCATTACACGTCAATACCGAAAGAACAAAAGTTGTTTTGAAACCTGACAAGACGACCATAACGGAACCTCATCATATATGGCCTTCTTTAACGGACGATGAATGGATCAAAGTGGAAGTGCAACTGAAAGATCTGATATTGGCGGATTATGGAAAAAAGAATAA CGTGAACGTTGCATCGTTAACCCAGTCGGAGATCCGAGATATCATTTTGGGTATGGAAATAAGCGCGCCGTCTGCACAGCGTCAACAAATCGCCGAAATAGAAAAACAGACGAAAGAGCAGTCACAACTTACGGCAACAACCACGAGGACGGTGAACAAACACGGCGATGAAATTATTACGGCAACCACTTCGAATTATGAAACTCAGACGTTCAGTTCGAAGACCGAATGGCGAGTAAGAGCGATCTCTGCCACAAACTTGCATCTCAGAACGAATCATATTTATGTATCTTCCGACGATATAAAAGAAACGGGTTACACGTACATATTGCCGAAGAATGTGCTCAAGAAATTCGTTACGATTTCTGATTTACGAGCACAG ATCGCAGGATACTTGTACGGTATCAGTCCACCGGATAATCCTCAAGTGAAAGAAATCAGGTGCATAGTGATGGCTCCACAGTGGGGAACGCATCAAACCGTTCATTTACCTAATACGCTGCCGAATCATCAATATCTGAAGGAAATGGAACCCCTTGGTTGGATTCACACTCAACCCAATGAATTACCGCAGTTATCACCGCAG GATATATCTACGCACGCCCGGATAATGGCGGAGAACCCAATTTGGGACGGAGAGAAGACTATTGTAATTACTTGCAGTTTCACGCCGGGATCTTGCTCCCTTACAGCTTACAAGTTGACACCCAG cGGTTTCGAATGGGGAAAACAAAACACCGACAAAGGCAATAATCCTAAAGGTTACCTGCCGAGTCATTACGAGAAAGTGCAGATGCTACTGTCCGATCGTTTCCTTGGATTCTTCATGGTGCCGAGTCAAGGGTCTTGGAACTACAATTTTATGG GAGTGCGGCACGATCCAAACATGAAGTACGAGCTCCAGTTGGCGAACCCGAAAGAATTTTATCATGAGATTCATCGACCCGCTCACTTTTTGAATTTCTCGAGTCTGGAAGATGGCGAAGGGGTTGGCGCCGATCGAGAAGATGTATTCGCTTAA